The genomic DNA AGTAACCCAACCATGTcattttctttcctaaacctaactaagtggttttgctgcctaaacctaaagtgacatcGAGGGGCGGCGaaaagcggcagtatgtgacgagttggggtgagaatgtgttgcagcCAGGTTGAGGATCAAGCTAATATGTGATAGACTGGGGCCTGGTGTCCTCCTGGTCCCGGGGCCACTGAATGGGGAGCACCACTTCTGGTACTTAGCTGTGTTATTCCAGCGTGACAACAAAATGTGTATTGTGTCAACAGTCCCAGATAAATGTGATCAGGACCTACAATCAGAATCTGGCAATATCATTCTCATATGGCTCGTTTTACTTCCCATAGTTGAGATAAAAGTTTTGACATAAAATATGTTGCAAGGTGACTTTGTATGTATTTCTGATGTATCCGTCTGAACATTTTGCCCTTTTTGTTCATCTCCAGCAGGCGGAGAGCTGCTTCTCTGGGGTCAGATCCCCTGTGTGTCCCGGGTCATTGATCATCCAGGCCTCAAAAAGCTCTGGACCCCTCAGCCTGTTCCACTGGCAGGCAGaaaggtgtgtgtgaggaagaCTGGACAAATTATGTTTTCAGACTCCTCAAGTCTCAAGCAGATGAAAGCCCCAGGATTTTCTGAGTATATGAGTTTTAGCTGGATATGCATAAATTCTTAAAGGGTCCACACTGAATCACATAAGGCTGAAAGCTGAGTCTGCGGGTTTAACGTTTAAAGTAGCGCTCCTGAACACACCCTAATCAATGATGTCCCAGCAGAATTTCACAGCTGATGAAAACGTCACAGATCGGGTTGTAGCCAGAAGTGCAATATGccagaattaaaataaaaatctcaTGAAATTGCGACTCAAACTTCTTGCcaccaacaaaacaaacaaaagcctTATAATTACCGTTCCATTTGATTCAGCATAATCCAAAAATCCTGTTGCACTGCTAGGAAGTCTAAaaactgttttcatttcattcaggtGTGTGATGTGGCCTGTGGTACCTGGCACATGATGGCCCTCACCACAAGTGAGTAATCTGTCATCTATCCCTAAATGTTCATATCTCTTTGGTTAATTGGTTTTGGGGCAGTGAGATTGCGTCACCGAAGGTAAACCAGACAAATTCAGATTTTGCATGTTATTACTCGCCCCTTTTTCCCTCCACACTCGCTTCTCTTCCCCTTCTCTAAATGATGTCTTGCTCCTCCTCAAAGCCCCTCCTCACTCACTTTCTCACTCATCAAACCATAATTCACTTCAGAGGGAAGCATCATTAATGCACAGTAGGACACAGCAGCTTGATGTGTGCTAATtatattgtgtgttttacaCGCTGGATGACTTTTGCTTAGTCAGTGATGAGCTCAGTCTCTGGTAATTGTTTTTTGGATGTGATGAGTTTATAAAAGCctgtctgtgggtgtgtgtgtgtgtgtgtgtgtgtgtgtagctgggCGTGCAATGTATGTGTGAGTGAATTTGTGGATGGTGGGAGCATGCAGATCCTCATGCTATAATGTGTAGTCTTACATTAAAGCTGTTTGCATACATGTATACAACATACACTGTTTATAAGTAGCCAGAAAGACCAGATTATTCTACAGCTCCACACATCACACGCTTCTGTGAACTTAATAGTGATTACCAAACAGTCAAAATCTCAACATCATTCTGACACATTAAAACTGCATGCAACCTTAAACTCCATCAATCCCACACAAAACTTTGACGTGCACCGTCAACCATGGCGCTGCACTCCACAGCCCATGTGATCCTTTTAGCACTGTACATCACTCAGTGCATGTTGCTAGAAATGCTGCTCAGCCTTTGGCAAATCACGCTGATTGGAGGTGTCCTTTGGCTCACCTGGGGGCTTCCAATCCTATTAGGCCAACCGTCCTGAGCCTAGCGCAACCAGCAGCCGCTCGTGTTTGATCACTGGTGCTTAGAGCCCACACTTGTCCTCTTATGTTGGCATTAAGgcatggaggagaggagcggcAGGGTGGGgtttggtggtggtggggtgtTGGGTTAAAATGTGATCTCCTTAACTCTCTAGGGGGGCAGAGGGGAGTTTGGTGCCTCACCTCCCTCACTGACACTCCACTGCTCCTCCAACTGGAGCTGGTCTTTAAACTTCTGATGTCAGCTGAAAGGCGGAACACTGAAGTTGTTTCCAAGCAAAAGGGAAAGAAATGGAGGGAATGAAAGATTGAGAGAGGGGGGACTAAGAAGAGGAGAGTGCATGTTGTGTTTTCACCTTTAAAGAATCTTTTTGAGAGTTGTTTAGTTGTCTCACACCCCTCTCTTTTTCATATTTACTCTCCTTTTGTcaatctttctttttctctcactgTGTTGTCAGTCTGTGGAAGGTCTGTCATCTCTTTGGAAGTCAATACACCTGATCCCAGCAGGCCTGTCACCTCTTTCTACCTTCTTCCTATCTCATACTCTGCCTCCCCCCTATCACTCCCTCTCCCAACCTTCCTCCTGGCTGCTATTCTCCCTCACTGCACACACCCATCACTTTGTCTCTCTTGTGGCTTTCCTTCgtccacccctcctcctcctttgcccccttcctcctccttctttttcCGCGGGGCCAAGAGCGCCCAGGAAGAGCCATGTGTTTCCAAAGTGGACTGGATGGGAAATCGAAGCAGGGCTTCTGTGTTTATCAAGCCACAGCTCCGTCACCTTGCTCCTACTCCCGTCTGGAGGCCCCGGCAAATTGgtgacagcagcaacaacccTGCAGCACACATgccccctttttttcccccgtgtgcacatccacacacactcactcccaTACACACAGCATAGCACCTTGGCCTGTTTAGTTTTATTGCTGGTGTCaggtgaggaggtggaggtaGGAGTGCTGTCTAATgttcacctcacacacacacacatagacacactcacacacagtcaTTTCCACCCCTGCCGACACCTTGGCTAACAAGACCTGTGAACCGCAGTGACAGAACTCCGAGACTTGTCAGAGTCCCAGTCATTTAATGCCAAGACCCGGCCCCAGCTCTAACCCAACAGGGTTTCTGTATGCACACCAAGCCACAATAGGATATACTGAACATGAGTCTACTGAATACTGCTGCTCCTCCAGGTTCATATTGTTTAAGGAATACCTTTACTGCAGGCATCTAAGTAATTCTTCGTATAAAATAATGCGTtactagggatgtgacagtgaggaaattttcccaacaccggtgttacagatAACACcgtacattttacaagaaaagacgaTGGTCAATATATGTAGCTCTCTTACTTTGATCTTAAACGTCGGGTGGCTGTATGCCTGGCCTCTCCGGTCtagctttcgctgcggggctgcaggtttccacctgctgtgaccgctccgtcctccgcacgGCGACGGCGTCATTAACGTTATATGTTTGAATCTGAAATACTGACAAATAGGCACTTTTGCTATTTTCGCTTTGCATgatcttgtctgtcaactctctctcgtcccgtgtgtgtgtggaatataacacctgctactctgagctgcgACTCTGTATGGAGCTGAcacattcactgtcagtttgtagTGTCTGTCGTCCGactttgtattgataacacggcgctgatactcCAAAATGAAcgaaatgggttttatttctgtaaaaaaaagcaaaacgtcGGTGGGGGCGATGGGTACATAATGTAATCgatgtgtgcccgaccaccgtgtaacatcggtaacaccgactactgcAACAAGCCTACATGCATAGAGTAATATTAGTGTCATCTGAGGTGGAAGTGGAGATGGAGTGTGTGTCTGATGTGGCATTGTTCAGTTTAACTTTACCCTCATTATGTAGATCTGCACCATCACACATGACTTCTTTCTTCTATGAATGTTTGAATGTATGCTATTATTCTCGTCTGTCTACTTGCCTGTGTAACAGTACAGTTATGTGTCTGTAAACCTGCTGTATGCAACTTTATCTGAAGCATCTCATAGTCGTGAGTCATTACAAGTAGTTTTGCTCGGACCATTGCTCCCTTTGTTGCACGTGTACAGGATGCTCGCTGCTCAATGCCTTTTTTGGCACCCCCTCTTTTCTCTTTGAAAAGTGTGATCACATAagtggaggagaaaggagagttGACTCGGGTTAGAGCCCTGCGCGGCCTTGCTACCTTGGAAATGAACTGCACAAACAACGCCTGGCCATTGTGCCTAAGCGCTTACAATGATGCCATTTAAGAGAGTATTGATCCACCCAGTGCGGGGTCAATCATTGGATCAATGGTGTGTGGGTTGGTCGGCTGGAAGGCTGGTTGACTGCGTGAATGAATGGATGGTTGGATAACGGATGAATGGACGAttggataatggatggatggatatatgtAATGATTCATGGAAGCATATGAAAAAAGACTGGTGCATGGGGAGACGGCAGTGTCAGGTCCGCCCAAACATGAACTTGTGTGGGTCTGAAGATTTTAGTTGTCTTTTGTGTGGGATCGTGTCCagtctgtctcacacacacctctcaAACATTGCACCGTCCTACTCAAAGAAAGTTCTCAACAACAACCTTTTTATTGGTCATAACTTTTTAGACGTTTGCTGTAGTTGTTACTGAGGATGAACACTTCAGTACATCCAATTTGTATCGGAGCTAGCTACCTACTTTTCCttagatatacagtacacaAGCTTAAGTTGACATCCCTCAAGGAgttacactgtatatataaatcTTTATTGTGGCATGGAAGAGTTGGTAAAGTAGAGACGTAAATTAAAAAAGAGTCATTGTCATTAGCATGTTCTTGGTGGATTCCTGTGATGTGTTTACACCAGGGTTGATTGACCTAGTTACCCAGCCCCTGGCAGCACAACACGGAGAAATGTAACACAATGCAACACAAGGGAGAGGTGTAGATGCCTTTATTATTCTTAcatgtgacacacacatacagagcagTGATCATCAGGGGCTCACAGAGGTCGTGCCTCGTGACGAAAGAGAAAGGCATAGGGCTTATTTAATATTCTGTAAGAGATGTCAATTGTGCCCTCTGCATATTTCTATGGAAAATTTGTAAATAGATCCTTTGTAAATAGCTTCTCTCTTGCCAATCACCCTGTCTGCTCTCTGCACAGCAGCATTAAAAATTGATCCTTAGCCGCACCAGGGTGAAATGCTAACATCGCTGCCAAATGactgattaaaaagaaaaacctttAATCTTTGCTTAAAAGTGTCTACTGCCTTGGCATGCCTTTCCCCTGTGCTCCTCTATCTTCCAAGGCTGCGAAGGGAAGGAGGGGGTCGCCGTGGGGGAAACGGGGTCACGCTTCATGTAGAGTCAGCGCTGTACAGTGATATAGCTCTAGAGGTGAGGGATTTCGCTAAGAGCAGATCTAGGAGTCGACGTGCATTGCTCTCTTCTGAATTTAACCTTAAGCCAAAGGTTAAAAGCGCATTTGAGCATTCTACAAGAGGGGGCGAATGTGTGCCAACTCCTTCTAATGgcttgaaaaaagaaaagcagcttTTTATCCAACTTAACCATGCAAGTAAAGAACAATCAGCAGATAGTTTGACTTGCCTTACTCGGTTGCACAGCAATAGAAATTGACACCCTCTCTGTCTAAACGGTGTTTAAATAGTGACACGGCAACCAAAAAGTCATGAACTAAAGAACCACGAGcagaaaaatgtgattaaagaGGACAAAAAAAGGTCATCAAAGTGTTGATTGGAGGTGCTGAGAGGTGTGTTTGTCTTTCAGGGAGCAGAGAGAAGAACAGAGAATGTGCTCACTCAGAAACTGAAGCTCGCTTCAGAGACCTTGTCAGCGATCCCCTGCCGACGGAGCgcacagagaaagaaaacacagcacAAGTAAGATAAACATACCTCTTCTTTCTTGCTCTATAGCCCTTTTATTGACTTAgttgacatactgtatagcTCAATCTGTAACTCGCTTGCTAACTCAACAGCTCCCTAACTCTTGCGCTGGTTCGCTCCTGATTGATATCTTCCTCTTCCGCACTCCCTGCCTGCCTTGTTGACATCCTCATTCCCACTGTTTGCTTCTCAAATCCTCTTTCATTCATTGTTTCAGTTTCCTTATACGTGCTGTAAATCGACATATCAGTAATGAATGATTCATTATTACAAGTTGCACTTGGGTAAACAGCACAGCCCTCAAAGCTTTAAGTGGCGAATATATTCACTCACCTCTCTGAATATCAGTGAGGACCACCAAACTGTCACCtagagccacacacacacacacacacacacacacacacacacacacacacagccaagcTCCCGCCCCTCCCCGTCTCTCTGTCATTCAGGTGTTTACTGTCATTCATACTCAGGGTTTTTGTATAATCCTCTCACCACACCTGAGTGCTCCCCACTCAGTGTCACTGGatttactctctctctttctctcacttccCCTCTTCTCCAgtgcacagcatttttttttcatttcgcATCAGAGCCATTCTTTTACACACGTTGTCATTTCTTATGTAAATAACCATAGATAAAAAGACAGTAACAGACATTTTAAGATTTACACACACCACTCGGCGCGTATGTTTTCAGTCATCCCCCCTCATCAGCCAGTTTGTTTGTAGAAGTGTCTTTGCCTGTAGCCATAAATTAGGGGGTTGTGATTTAACTCATTGAGACAACAGAGAAAGACAACGAAACATGAATAAAACACATGATGTGGAGAAggtgagggagagggagagacagcgaggagaggagggtgaAGTGAAGGCAGAAATGGGCCAGTATGTATTTCTGCTCTACTTTCACTTGGGGAAGGCTTCATTAAGAAGTCTGTTTCCAGAGCATGGTGGAATCTTTTTGTGTGTGCGCAGGAGCGTGCGTCGTATATATGTTCGTAGGTTAATGCGTGAGATTGTGTCGATGCGCATGCACACTCATGCATACATGTGTGCATGCCCGTAAAATTATTTGTGTGTTCAGTGAGAGAGGTCTCTTAAATTATTTACTCCCAGAACTCTCTAATTGGTATCAAGTTTTTAAATGGGGTCAAATGTTGCGGTGCAGTCTCATGCAGCTTTTCTCTTGCCTTAAGTCTGTATCATTACATCTGCTGCTACAGTCAGTGCTGCTGCTTCATTGGACTTGAGCCTCTAAATGCTGTATTAGCTTATTGACTGGGGCTCTGCTCTCACACTGGAGAAACGCTCGGCACCAGGCTGAAGCAGAGGAGGGAATGTGGTTTTATTACCGTGTTAGTCCATCTACTCATGTCTGTTACATAGAAAACATTCTATGAGAGATCTGGCGAGTCGTAAACATCAAACAGaggtgcgcacacacacacacacacacacacacacacgcccacagAGCCTAAGGCAGCGCACAGAGCTGGTATTAGATTTAAGCCCCCTAATAAAGCCAATTAGAATTACACTGTGCACTGATGAAGGCAACCTTACCGGGGTATTTCTTTCAcctccacacatacacatgcattcTAACTACTGTACTACTGCAGACTGGCGTGGATTTAATGTAACATTGTCAAAGTCTTTTCCTTATCTCAGACAATACTACATTAAGTCCAGTGTTGGGCAAGTTACTTGAAAAGTTCAATCAATCACTCATTAAATATTACTTATAAGTaattacattactttgctcATTACTCtagagcaaaaataaatagttaCATTACTTGTTATATTACTTTTCTCAGCACTGCTCTGTCATTGGTCCCTTTAAACACCTTCAAAGCCCTCACACCCATTCTGTATTTGTATGTGGAAGTATAATAAAACAAGACGACATGGTTTAACAAGCAGTCATCCCACAGTTTGGAGGGATTTACTGACCATCAACAGCTGAGCCCCAGTGACTGCACACTGTCCTCACAGTCCTTCCATCTCTAAACAGAACTAAGCTGATTCCTGAATGTAGGCGTACCAGTGGCTGACGTTAGCACAACATATAAATTAGAAGACTTTTGGAGTTACCACGAGGCACATTTCTTGTTCCCAAAAGAGATTTTTATTGCTACCGAGAAGCGTATTTCTACTCGTTCGGTAGAGGCTTACCGCCTCCCCACACCTCCAGCCCCTCCGCCAAGCGAACACATCCTGGACCAGTCTCTCCACTCAATGCACAGTGAGGAAACTGATATCATCCTCCACTCCTCAAACAGCAAACTGGATGACCTTATATCCTTTGATATAGCTGAATACCTTTTTTGAAATGGCTGTTTTCCTATAAATAGACTTTGACTGTACATTTAAGCTACCTGTGTCACAATAGGAACAACTTAAATAGATATTGTGTATCATCCTGACAGGAATCTGAGAatgcagaggaagaagaaagacaTGAAGAAAGACCAAACAAAGATGACGGAGATGGAGTCTTACACGATTCAGCATTTACCTGGTCTTCAACAAGGATGGACAGGAGAGGAAGTGTCCACTCatcaatcaaatctgatcaagGGGATGAGAGGGAGAGTTGCAGGACAGTCGGGCCGCGGGAGCTGAGGAAAAGAACATGCAGAAGCAGAGGAAACAGAGATGTAATATTCACCACTTTGCATCTTTTACCCAGGTCAGAGGGAGAGCAATGCAGGCCCACTGCCAGCACCTTGCCCCGGCTACAGACAGGACAACAAATTCACAGCAGGGATTTAGCTGAGGCTCGGAAGGTGAGTGTTATGCGGTTATTACGAAGAACAAATCTAAATGGtccacatattacatttattctttttctgcacCTCCTTTGTCTCACTAAGTACAATCCAAAGatcatttttgcttttattagTTAGTTGGATGACCCGGATGGCCCTCAACCCGTATTTGTTATACTTACTATGAATGTACATTCTATGACATGCCTGAGAGAGCCGTGGTTTTGTACTTTGAGAGGCAGTATTGAATCACTTTGGCTGAGATTAAAGAAACAAGTATACATTAACTGGTTGGCAGGCTTTTGGTGTGACTTTAGTAATGTACTGCTGAAAGAACAGTAATTTACAACAGAAAGCCGTTAACAATGAAGTTCAAAAGCTTTTCTATTCCTTAGAGACTGATCGAATGAAGAAAAAGGTATTGTCTTCCAAAAGAGCACTGATATATTGTGTAATCATGGAGATGTGGTCGTTTATTACCTCCACCACGGCCAAAGgcggttatgttttcaccggcgttggtttgtttgttagtttatctgtctgtctgtctgtctgtgtgttagcaggattactccaaaagtttgtgatggatttgaattacatttttggaggggtggagtgtagcacaatgaataatccattcgattttggtggcgatctggatcatgatccggattcaggaatctttttaagaattccgatcagcctgagcattaagaccacagggtataacacatgcgcagtgtgactgatgacacgttgatgacgcatgaccctgccttcttccttcttcgagcagagagatacgtgtgtggatgtgtgtgcaggagctgctggctgtccgcggtgagaaagaaaacagcggtagatgacgggatgagagacaacatagtgtaacgttatacagacataacaaggctgctgaatgagaggcatccgccgatacgttacacggaaacacaccgtgttaataataagcccaCCTCACAGTACTgccagctgtgatctgtttttaaagtcaggcactttggcggaggtctgcgctctccgagtgccattctagtttttatatattgctacattatatatatatttccctcCTGATTCTTTAAGTGTCGAAATTTGGTATTACAGTATAGCATCAGGTAATTTCTGAAGCAACGTGAAAGCAAATTCTCAGAACAAAGTAGTTTTCTcatctattcttttttttttttttgtcttttgccTCCTCAGGAGAGATCTACACATCTGACTGGATTGGTCCAAAAACCTGGAAGTGACAGCAGCATTTTACAGAGTCCCAGACTCAAACCCAGACCTCCTGGGAGATGTACAGGTTCTGCGGATCAGAGTGTAGCCTCTTGTCATCGTTCAGAAATTAGACTACACACTGGCCTCGAGTCTCCGATTTATAATTCTTCTCCCCATCTGAGCCCTGGACAGCAAGCTTGGATGTCGTCCCCTTCCTTCCACCTGGGACCACGAGTCGGAACCTCTCTTTCTCAAACTCCTTCCTCTTCTGAACTATTCAGGTACTGTCCTACCCACAGAAGAGTGGTTTCTTCCTTTGGCACTTCTCAGAAGAATCTATAACAATCCACAGATCCAGTTCTTTCCACCAGTAAAATGTATCTgaagttttaatgttttaatgtacaTGTACCCTTTTATATCAGGTTATGTGAACTATttgaaatcaaaataaatgtatgttcATTGTTTAGCCACCCAGATAATAAACCtctcattcattaattcatcaAGCACTTTTacgttttcactctgttatctACTTAATAATGTTTTTTCGTAGACCACGTACAAAGCAAAATACTTTTGGCCCCAAAGTGACTGACAAACAGCCTGTTTTCCTCTGTCAGAGCGCTCCAAAACAGACTAGTTCAGCATTAATGGGCTCCACTTTACCCCACACTGGGATTTGGCAAATATACTCCTCTTACAAACCATCTCAGTCAACAACACTCATGAACCTTGACCTCATCTGAAAGCATTAGACTTTGATCGCTCTTACATTCAAAGCTGCATATGGAGCTGCAGAGTCCTTAAATCAGTACTTTTCAACACACTTGAGGGCAAACTATACTGTCTTATTATGACAATTTTCTGAAATACTATGTTATGGCTTTTTTTacgacatttttcaacatactatactgtgacgttttttgacatactacactatgactttttaacttttttatgacattctatactatgactttttttcgaaatactatactatgactttttatgacttttttcaccatGCTGTacaatggctttttttttttttttttttttttctcgacatacttAACTATGAAtctttttgacatgctatagtatgaattttattttttgacatactatactattacttttttttacatactatacgattacttttttttataatatttttgacatgctatgctatggtttttaatgacttttctacatattatactatgactttttgatgacctttttgacatgctatactatgactttatttcttcgacatactatactaggacttttttctcttcgacatactatactaggacttttttctcttcgacatactatactaggacttttttctcttcgacatactatactaggactttttttaaaatactatactatgaccttttttcttcGACGtaccatactataacttttttttcgacatactatactatgactttattattttatcgacatactatactatgacttttttttcaacatagtattatgactttttaaaaaaacattttgacgtACTatactttaacattttttttccgagatactatactatgactttttttgacatgctatagtATGactctttttttgacatactattctatgattattttttacatactacacaatgacttttatactttttttgacatattatactatgaccttttaattactttttttacatgctatactgtgacttttctttcttcgacatactatactatgactttttttttttttaatattatactatgacattttttagacacactatactatgactttttttttccgacacactatactatgacttttttttcaacatacaatatgattttttttatttattcaacatactgtatcactttttttcgaaatactatactatgaaatttttttatttttttgacatgctatagtatgactttttttgacatactattctatgactattttttacatactatacaatgacttttataaattttttgacatgctatgctatggcttttaatgacttttttcaacatattatactattacctcttaatgactttatttacatgctatactgtgacttttctttcttcgacatactatactatgacttttttgacactatagtatgacttttttttaatattatactatgacatttttttagacatactatactacgactatataatgaaattttttcagacacactataatattactttttgttttttcaacagactatactatgactatattttttcaacatactatactatgaaattttttcgacacactatattatgactttttttcgacatactatactatgactttttaatttttcagcattctatactatgactttaattttttcgacatacaatgctaggatttttttttttttacgacatactacatgactttttttcaaaatactatactatgacattttttcgtatactatactatgacttttgttattttttgacactatattatgacttaattttttcgacatactatactatgactttttacataaaatatttctacatgctatactatgacttttttcataaaatatttcgacatactatactatgaagttttttgacatactatactatgacttttttttcggcatatgactttttattttttccacatactatactaggactctTTAtcacatactatgacttttttttcgacacactatactatgactttttgatttttacgacatactatagtatgaatTTTTCgtcgtactatactatgactttgattttttttgacatagtatactaggactttttaattttttaggcatactatactatgacttttttcgacatacaatactatgattgtttcattttttaGACGGACTgacattttttcgacatgctatactatgacttttgttatttttttcgacaaactatactgtgTCCTTTTTTAGACAGtctatattttaactttttgttattttttcggcataatacactgacttttttcaacatactgtactataacttttttttcgacatactatactatgacttttttttatttttttacaacatactacagtatactatgacttatttcgCTATACTATAGTATGATTTT from Sebastes fasciatus isolate fSebFas1 chromosome 6, fSebFas1.pri, whole genome shotgun sequence includes the following:
- the LOC141769318 gene encoding uncharacterized protein LOC141769318 isoform X4, yielding MNLLCWGSGELGQTGHGRPGDIGPEDAHLREFTMARLGRVKLLACGSTHSIVVTVDNKIFAWGNGTSGQLGDGERAVKDQPVQVKLPRELNVKGSDADVDVVDIVGVTCGSRHSFIWTEAGQAYSFGNNFYAQLGYDVQRLDFKDHQLAPRLFKNLPSSLKISQVACGERHTLFALEDGSVAACGQNDYGQIGSGSDERVVVPRFVECVDRVSKVTCGANHNLALTGDGRLFQWGCGRACGNIKRNILFPEEVTPPSSPVRDIAGGCWHSLLLTDGGNVFSWGMGQEGQLGLGDDCIHSSEPRLLSYSQLAEITQIQAGDSYSAAITAGGELLLWGQIPCVSRVIDHPGLKKLWTPQPVPLAGRKVCDVACGTWHMMALTTRSREKNRECAHSETEARFRDLVSDPLPTERTEKENTAQESENAEEEERHEERPNKDDGDGVLHDSAFTWSSTRMDRRGSVHSSIKSDQGDERESCRTVGPRELRKRTCRSRGNRDVIFTTLHLLPRSEGEQCRPTASTLPRLQTGQQIHSRDLAEARKERSTHLTGLVQKPGSDSSILQSPRLKPRPPGRCTGSADQSVASCHRSEIRLHTGLESPIYNSSPHLSPGQQAWMSSPSFHLGPRVGTSLSQTPSSSELFRYCPTHRRVVSSFGTSQKNL